From a region of the Mycobacteroides saopaulense genome:
- a CDS encoding DUF4229 domain-containing protein — MAERSPGSRLAIDIALYTLARLGLAVVLTLVIFWVARLIGYQDFPLAIAILFALIIALPLGMAVFAPLRRRVTASIAVVDERRRADRADLQARLRGEKPGGAAGSATSDTD; from the coding sequence GTGGCTGAACGGTCGCCGGGGAGCCGGCTCGCTATCGACATCGCGTTGTACACCCTGGCGCGGTTAGGTCTTGCGGTCGTCTTGACGCTGGTGATCTTTTGGGTGGCCCGGCTCATCGGTTACCAGGACTTCCCGCTGGCGATCGCAATTCTGTTCGCGCTGATCATCGCGCTGCCGTTGGGCATGGCCGTGTTCGCGCCGCTGCGCCGTCGGGTGACCGCGAGCATCGCCGTCGTCGACGAGCGGCGCCGGGCCGATCGTGCCGACCTACAGGCACGCCTGCGCGGCGAGAAGCCCGGCGGAGCCGCAGGGTCGGCGACCTCCGACACCGACTAG
- a CDS encoding MinD/ParA family ATP-binding protein: MYGQSAPQQPHEMTQQFQAVPFQDPFAPQQDLAGLGGHDPSVPSLNTLGGSFAPLDFTPSGGQENADPTAIGAAGSSGGFRADNRFSDSGEQPSQPTPFTADRWASDTPPSGIPQQAQQPPVGGSRYYTPVGGQQTGIGAQIRPELPPSSRDLSTSALLRPHKPAPSAGWRKTVYRASFGTINLGEGTKKTEENDLVAQVNQPLQGCYKIALLSLKGGVGKTTVTATLGATFASIRGDRVIAVDANPDRGTLSQKVPLETPATVRHLLRDANSIQRYSDVRSYTSQGPSRLEVLASESDPAVSEAFSAEDYSRTLEILERFYSVVLTDCGTGLMHSAMSSVLEQADTLVVISSGSVDGARSASATLDWLDAHGHRELVRRSVAVINAVRPRSGKVDMQKVVDHFSRRCRAVRLVPFDPHLEEGAEISLDRLRPQTRRALIELAAVVAQGFTGTQRQQQTFQG; encoded by the coding sequence ATGTACGGCCAGAGCGCACCGCAGCAGCCCCACGAGATGACCCAGCAGTTCCAGGCTGTCCCGTTCCAGGATCCGTTCGCGCCGCAGCAGGACCTCGCGGGCCTGGGCGGCCACGATCCGTCGGTGCCTTCGTTGAACACGCTCGGCGGCTCGTTCGCACCGCTTGATTTCACTCCGTCCGGAGGCCAGGAAAACGCCGATCCCACCGCGATCGGCGCGGCCGGATCCTCGGGTGGGTTCCGGGCCGACAACCGATTCAGTGACTCCGGCGAGCAGCCCTCGCAGCCGACGCCGTTCACGGCGGATCGCTGGGCCAGCGACACCCCGCCGTCGGGTATTCCGCAGCAGGCCCAGCAGCCCCCCGTCGGCGGCTCCCGCTACTACACCCCGGTGGGTGGCCAGCAGACCGGCATCGGCGCGCAGATTCGACCGGAACTGCCGCCGTCCTCGCGTGACCTGTCCACCTCGGCGTTGCTGCGCCCGCACAAGCCGGCGCCGTCTGCGGGCTGGCGCAAGACCGTATACCGCGCATCGTTCGGGACGATCAACCTGGGCGAGGGCACCAAGAAGACCGAGGAAAACGACCTCGTCGCGCAGGTGAATCAGCCGCTGCAAGGCTGCTACAAGATCGCGCTGCTGAGCCTCAAGGGCGGCGTCGGCAAGACCACCGTCACCGCAACCCTGGGCGCGACCTTCGCGTCCATCCGCGGTGACCGCGTCATCGCCGTCGACGCGAACCCGGACCGTGGCACGCTGAGCCAGAAGGTGCCGCTGGAGACACCGGCCACGGTGCGGCACCTGTTGCGCGATGCCAATTCGATCCAGCGCTACAGCGACGTCCGCAGCTACACGTCACAGGGGCCCAGTCGTCTGGAGGTGCTCGCGTCGGAAAGTGATCCGGCGGTGTCCGAGGCGTTCAGCGCCGAGGACTACTCGCGCACCCTGGAGATTCTCGAGCGCTTCTACAGCGTGGTGCTCACCGACTGCGGTACCGGACTCATGCACTCGGCGATGTCGTCGGTGCTGGAGCAGGCCGACACCCTGGTTGTCATCAGTTCTGGTTCGGTGGACGGCGCGCGCAGCGCTTCGGCCACCCTGGACTGGCTCGATGCCCATGGGCATCGGGAGCTGGTACGTCGCTCGGTCGCCGTCATCAACGCGGTGCGTCCGCGTTCGGGCAAGGTCGACATGCAGAAGGTCGTCGATCACTTCTCGCGACGGTGCCGTGCGGTGCGCTTGGTGCCGTTCGATCCGCATCTGGAAGAGGGCGCCGAGATCAGCCTGGATCGGCTCCGGCCGCAGACGCGTCGCGCGCTCATCGAGCTGGCGGCCGTGGTGGCGCAGGGATTCACTGGCACGCAGCGCCAGCAGCAGACCTTCCAGGGCTAG
- the ccsB gene encoding c-type cytochrome biogenesis protein CcsB, translating to MNSTNIDVNLARFSDYAFTSAIVVMVGALVLLAIELAYRQSNKTAQRELVSSGGEVVSADRNQPGLVVPQGKRPLGERVGGAGLALVYLGIGLLLVCIVLRGVATTRVPWGNMYEFINLTCACGLVTAAVVLRKRYDRALWVFVLIPVLILLTVSGRYLYTYAAPVMPALQSYWLPIHVSVVSLGSGVFLVAGVASILFLIKMYFPDNSFAAKLPDAQALDRLAYRTTIFGFPIFGFGVIFGAIWAEEAWGRFWAWDPKETVSFVAWVIYAAYLHARSTAGWRDKKAAWINVAGFVAMVFNLFFVNLVTVGLHSYAGVS from the coding sequence ATGAATTCGACCAATATCGATGTGAATCTGGCCAGGTTCTCCGATTACGCCTTCACCTCGGCGATCGTGGTGATGGTCGGTGCGCTGGTGCTGTTGGCCATCGAGCTGGCATACCGGCAGAGCAACAAGACCGCCCAGCGTGAGCTCGTCAGCTCCGGCGGTGAGGTGGTGTCCGCCGACAGGAACCAGCCGGGTCTGGTGGTGCCGCAGGGCAAGCGTCCTCTCGGTGAGCGGGTCGGCGGAGCCGGGCTGGCCCTTGTGTATCTGGGTATCGGATTGCTGCTGGTGTGCATCGTGCTGCGCGGTGTGGCCACCACGCGGGTGCCCTGGGGCAACATGTACGAGTTCATCAACCTCACCTGCGCATGCGGTCTGGTGACGGCGGCCGTCGTGCTGCGCAAACGGTATGACCGGGCGCTCTGGGTTTTCGTGCTGATCCCGGTGCTCATCCTGCTCACGGTGTCCGGCCGGTACCTCTACACCTACGCCGCTCCGGTGATGCCCGCGCTGCAGTCGTACTGGTTGCCCATCCACGTGTCGGTGGTAAGCCTCGGATCGGGTGTTTTCCTGGTCGCCGGGGTGGCGAGCATCTTGTTCCTGATCAAGATGTACTTCCCCGACAACTCCTTCGCCGCGAAGCTGCCCGATGCCCAGGCTCTGGACCGGCTGGCGTATCGGACCACCATCTTCGGATTCCCCATCTTCGGATTCGGCGTGATCTTCGGTGCCATCTGGGCCGAGGAAGCCTGGGGCAGATTCTGGGCATGGGACCCGAAGGAAACCGTCTCCTTCGTGGCCTGGGTCATCTACGCCGCCTACCTGCACGCCCGATCCACCGCCGGGTGGCGGGACAAGAAGGCGGCCTGGATCAACGTGGCCGGATTCGTGGCCATGGTGTTCAACCTGTTCTTCGTCAACCTGGTGACGGTCGGTCTTCACTCGTACGCTGGTGTGAGCTAG
- the resB gene encoding cytochrome c biogenesis protein ResB, whose translation MKIATRLFSFSRNTWRGLTSMGTALALLVLLALGAVPGAMLPQRALNQAKVDEYLAEHSTIGPWLDRVQAFDVFSSFWFTAIYVLLFVSLVGCIIPRTVEHAKALRAQPVPVPRNLGRLPKHADRTVAADQEELAGAIAHRLRHWRSTTRQNGDATEISAEKGYLREFGNLVFHLSLVGLLVAFAVGKLFGYEGNVIVIANNGPGFCSSSPAAFDSFRAGNTVDGTDLDPICVKVKDFKATYLASGQAHSFESNIEYQAGDDLQNNVWRPDRLAMNHPLRVNGNRVYLLGYGYAPTFTVTFPDGRKRSETIQWRPDDPTTLLSSGAVRIDPPAGTYPDPNVRRKNQIAIQGLFAPTEQLHGTLLSSSFPEMRKPAVAINIYRGDTGLDSGRAQSIFELDPRMIEQKRLNQVARANLLPGQSVKLNDGTIVRFDGAVNFVNLQVSRDPAQLWVLVFALTMMAGLVVSLVIKRRRVWARLTPGAAAGTVNVELGGLARTDSSGWGDEFERLCDRCLEGLPPLGTAMAGNGHKDQDAE comes from the coding sequence GTGAAAATCGCCACGCGTCTCTTTTCGTTCTCGCGCAACACCTGGCGCGGCCTGACGTCCATGGGCACCGCGCTGGCGCTGCTGGTGCTACTCGCCCTCGGCGCCGTACCCGGGGCGATGCTGCCGCAGCGCGCGCTCAACCAGGCCAAGGTCGACGAATATCTGGCGGAACACTCGACCATCGGCCCATGGCTGGATCGTGTGCAGGCCTTCGACGTGTTCTCCAGTTTCTGGTTCACGGCGATCTACGTGCTGTTGTTCGTCTCGCTGGTGGGATGCATCATCCCCAGAACCGTCGAACACGCCAAGGCTCTTCGCGCGCAGCCGGTTCCGGTGCCTCGGAACCTGGGGCGGCTGCCTAAACACGCCGACCGAACCGTCGCCGCGGATCAGGAGGAGCTGGCCGGGGCCATTGCCCATCGGCTCCGGCACTGGCGCAGCACCACCCGTCAGAACGGCGACGCCACCGAGATTTCCGCGGAGAAGGGCTACCTGCGCGAGTTCGGAAATCTGGTCTTCCACCTGTCGCTGGTGGGTCTGTTGGTGGCCTTTGCGGTCGGCAAGCTGTTCGGCTATGAGGGCAATGTCATCGTCATCGCCAACAACGGTCCCGGATTCTGCTCCTCGTCGCCCGCGGCCTTCGACTCGTTCCGGGCAGGTAACACCGTCGACGGCACCGACCTGGATCCGATCTGCGTCAAGGTCAAGGACTTCAAGGCCACGTATCTTGCTTCGGGGCAGGCGCATTCATTCGAATCGAACATCGAGTACCAGGCCGGCGACGACCTACAGAACAATGTGTGGCGGCCCGATCGTCTGGCCATGAATCACCCGCTGCGCGTCAACGGCAACCGCGTGTACCTGCTCGGTTACGGCTATGCGCCCACCTTCACGGTGACCTTCCCGGACGGGCGCAAACGCAGCGAGACGATTCAATGGCGGCCCGACGACCCCACCACACTGTTGTCTTCGGGTGCGGTGCGCATCGATCCTCCGGCCGGTACCTACCCGGATCCCAACGTGCGCCGCAAGAATCAGATTGCCATCCAGGGGCTGTTCGCTCCCACCGAACAGCTGCACGGCACCCTGCTCTCCTCCAGTTTCCCGGAAATGCGCAAGCCCGCCGTGGCGATCAACATCTATCGCGGCGACACCGGACTGGACTCGGGTCGCGCGCAATCGATCTTCGAGCTCGATCCCCGCATGATCGAACAGAAACGGCTCAACCAGGTGGCCCGCGCCAATCTGTTGCCGGGGCAGTCGGTCAAGCTCAATGACGGCACCATCGTGAGGTTCGACGGTGCGGTCAACTTCGTGAATCTGCAGGTGTCGCGCGACCCCGCCCAACTGTGGGTGCTGGTCTTCGCGCTGACCATGATGGCGGGCCTGGTGGTCTCGCTCGTCATCAAGCGCCGCCGGGTTTGGGCGCGGCTGACTCCGGGGGCGGCCGCGGGTACCGTAAACGTGGAGCTCGGAGGGCTTGCGCGTACCGACAGCTCCGGCTGGGGCGATGAGTTCGAGCGGTTGTGCGACCGCTGCCTTGAGGGCCTACCCCCGCTGGGCACAGCAATGGCCGGCAACGGCCACAAAGATCAGGATGCCGAATGA
- a CDS encoding cytochrome c biogenesis CcdA family protein: MILADAGSAFQDAATSGPLLLALGACALAGLVSFASPCVIPLVPGYLSYLAAVVGADDRDSARAARLRVAGSALLFVAGFTAVFLLGTVAVMGMTTTLITNQILLQRIGGVITIAMGLVFIGLVPALQRDIRFTPRRISTVAGAPLLGAVFALGWTPCLGPTLTGVVAVASATEGADVARGITLVIAYCLGLGIPFLLLAFGSARAVRGMDWLRRHTRTIQIIGGIALLAVGVALITGVWADFVSWVRDSFVSDARLPI; this comes from the coding sequence GTGATTCTCGCCGACGCCGGCTCCGCCTTCCAGGACGCGGCGACCAGCGGACCGCTGCTGCTGGCGTTGGGTGCCTGCGCGCTGGCCGGACTGGTGTCGTTCGCGTCGCCGTGCGTGATTCCGCTGGTGCCCGGGTATCTGTCGTACCTGGCCGCGGTGGTGGGCGCCGACGACCGGGATAGTGCCCGTGCCGCGCGGCTGCGGGTCGCCGGGTCGGCCTTGCTGTTCGTCGCCGGGTTCACCGCGGTGTTCCTGCTGGGCACCGTCGCGGTGATGGGCATGACGACCACGCTGATCACGAATCAGATACTGCTGCAACGCATCGGGGGAGTGATCACGATCGCGATGGGTCTGGTGTTCATCGGCCTGGTGCCGGCCCTGCAGCGGGATATTCGGTTCACGCCGCGCCGCATCTCCACGGTGGCCGGCGCTCCGCTGCTGGGTGCGGTCTTCGCGCTCGGGTGGACCCCCTGCCTGGGGCCGACCCTGACCGGCGTGGTGGCCGTCGCGTCGGCCACCGAGGGCGCCGACGTGGCCCGGGGGATCACGCTGGTGATCGCCTACTGCCTCGGGCTGGGAATCCCGTTCCTGCTGTTGGCCTTCGGTTCGGCCCGTGCGGTGCGCGGAATGGACTGGCTGCGCCGGCACACTCGGACCATTCAGATCATCGGCGGTATCGCGCTGCTGGCGGTCGGCGTCGCGCTGATTACCGGTGTGTGGGCCGATTTCGTGTCCTGGGTGCGTGATTCGTTTGTTTCGGACGCAAGGTTGCCCATCTAG
- a CDS encoding TlpA disulfide reductase family protein has protein sequence MRGVVAALAALLLLITGCSTGDDAVARGGQFQFVSPGGKTDIFYDPPEARQTPGPIEGPSLLDPSKTLSLGDFAGKVVVINVWGQWCGPCRSEFSALEDVYKATHAQGVEFLGINVRDNEITKAQDFVTDRKVPYPSIYDPPMRTLIAFGKKFPTGAIPATLVLDRKHRVAAVFLRELLTQDLQPVVERIAKEPAGDAK, from the coding sequence GTGCGAGGTGTGGTCGCGGCGCTGGCCGCGCTGTTACTGCTCATCACCGGGTGTTCCACCGGTGATGACGCCGTGGCGCGCGGCGGTCAGTTCCAATTCGTCTCGCCCGGGGGCAAGACCGATATCTTCTACGACCCGCCCGAGGCGCGGCAGACACCCGGGCCCATCGAGGGGCCCAGTCTGCTGGACCCGTCGAAGACGCTGTCGTTGGGCGACTTCGCCGGCAAGGTCGTCGTCATCAACGTGTGGGGGCAGTGGTGCGGTCCCTGTCGCTCGGAGTTCTCCGCGCTGGAGGACGTCTACAAGGCGACTCATGCCCAAGGGGTGGAGTTCCTGGGTATCAACGTTCGGGACAACGAGATCACCAAGGCGCAGGACTTCGTGACCGACCGCAAGGTGCCGTACCCATCCATCTACGACCCGCCGATGCGCACGCTCATCGCGTTCGGCAAGAAATTCCCCACCGGCGCCATCCCCGCGACCCTGGTGCTGGACCGCAAGCACCGGGTGGCGGCGGTGTTCCTGCGCGAGCTGCTTACCCAAGACCTGCAGCCCGTCGTCGAGCGGATCGCGAAAGAGCCTGCGGGAGATGCGAAGTGA
- a CDS encoding histidine phosphatase family protein — MSRTIVHLMRHGEVFNPEGILYGRLPNFRLSDKGQAQAAKVAESLRGNQITTVVASPLLRAQQTATPIAEAHGLAIVTDEDLIEAGNSFEGMKVSVGDGALRDPRNWWKLRDPFTPSWGEPYRDIASRMTAAIERARERAEGSEVVCVSHQLPVWTARQHLQGNRLWHDPRKRQCNVASLTSLVFDGKRLVDVVYSEPAG; from the coding sequence ATGAGTCGCACCATCGTTCATTTGATGCGCCATGGCGAGGTATTCAACCCCGAAGGCATCCTGTACGGCCGGCTGCCCAATTTCCGGTTGTCGGACAAGGGGCAGGCGCAGGCCGCGAAGGTGGCGGAATCGCTGCGGGGCAACCAGATCACCACGGTGGTCGCCTCGCCCCTGTTGCGAGCTCAGCAGACCGCGACGCCCATCGCCGAAGCCCACGGACTGGCCATCGTCACCGACGAGGACCTCATCGAGGCCGGGAACTCCTTTGAGGGCATGAAGGTGTCGGTGGGTGACGGGGCGTTGCGCGACCCCCGCAATTGGTGGAAGCTGCGCGACCCGTTCACGCCATCCTGGGGAGAGCCCTACCGCGACATCGCATCTCGAATGACCGCGGCGATAGAGCGGGCCCGGGAGCGTGCCGAGGGGTCTGAGGTGGTATGCGTGAGCCATCAGCTGCCGGTGTGGACTGCTCGCCAGCATCTGCAGGGCAATCGACTGTGGCACGACCCGCGCAAGCGCCAGTGCAATGTCGCCTCGTTGACCTCGCTGGTGTTCGACGGGAAGCGGTTGGTCGACGTCGTGTACTCGGAACCGGCGGGGTAA